In the Maribacter sp. MJ134 genome, one interval contains:
- a CDS encoding DUF11 domain-containing protein — translation MSKFKFYLKNLALFIFLFLGSKSFAQLSDLHYLPPLRQGANNAAIRDQAIYLSTPQTTAFTVNAYRGTNTTPIATFSISNAAPAVYTLATGNNNITLVDDSNTGIILTNSGLRFEAPGGENFYVNYRGNSNSQGASLTSKGRIALGRAFKWGGVPNLGSENSKSNTLGIMATEDNTTVTLSGYDSNCEFRVGTNRAGITDNNYTIVLDENESFVFETYIGTSPTLAHERGWIGASIDSDKDIVISNGSLNYGRQAGSGNRDAGIDQPVPENRLGKEYVFIRGNGNANGWTEFPLIIATENNTQIFVNGSPTAIATINEGDFFEIPSSNYSANSVGSNMYVETSKDVYAYQCMGGSTAAYTQGLNFVAPVSCLLPDTMDNIPNITDAAGITISGGVTIIAATTTPDNNINVTDGNGAVTLPPSSTVTGTSDWKTFYVPSLTGNVSVQSTGPVAVGFFGFNGARGVAGYYSGFDTVPSIDLEITGASCLPGAVLEIASGETFDAYQWFGDGVLIPGATTSSFAASVAGDYFLRVTRGPCTYDSNSISVYYCNPDIELIKTADKAIIQEGETITFTIEAQNFGIDPATNLVISDVLPTGLSLVSATPSVGSWSSPNWSVGTLTSGSLESIDIVAVADFNNQTLPSQYLLNTAINNQDQTDNNITSDSPSVAITILNDFDNDGIVDITDLDDDNDGILDSVECPNGDTVLWVTDGTASLEEQNTIDKLIVLGFSVTVVDDAVGGNADNYGATFIYEDALSGTALANVSNLTTTTKGIITSEPALHDDILGAAVGGNSSSTAVNILDNTHPITDGLSLGNYDIGDAHYHGNGLTTGTVLARDPNNNEASIVVWKENDAMEVGTAPGKRAIVPFANGNGGFNSAGENLLVKAIIWTAAIDTDNDGLPDSLDLDSDNDGCSDAIEAYNDVNADGGDGGAYGTGTPPVTNGDGTVTAASYTTPNDSDINTVYDFQEAGAVPIINTEPTDQRVYIGNDGTFTLSDSDTDQYQWEVSTDGGSNFNTISDGAEYTGTQTNTLTLLTPDLNKNGFIYRAVLLNNTFICGQTVSNEVTLTIKPKTVITNRRITVRVKKS, via the coding sequence ATGTCAAAATTTAAGTTTTACTTAAAAAATCTCGCCCTTTTTATCTTTCTGTTTTTAGGAAGTAAAAGTTTTGCGCAGTTAAGCGATTTACATTATCTGCCACCGCTAAGGCAAGGGGCGAATAATGCCGCAATTAGAGATCAAGCAATTTATCTATCTACACCACAAACTACGGCATTTACGGTAAATGCCTATAGAGGTACGAATACAACTCCAATAGCCACTTTTTCAATTTCTAACGCCGCTCCGGCTGTTTATACCTTGGCCACTGGAAACAATAACATTACCCTAGTTGACGATAGCAATACAGGAATAATACTTACGAACAGTGGACTACGTTTTGAAGCTCCGGGCGGTGAGAACTTTTATGTGAACTATAGAGGTAATTCTAATTCTCAAGGAGCATCGTTAACCTCTAAAGGTAGAATAGCGCTAGGTAGAGCATTTAAATGGGGAGGGGTGCCTAACTTAGGTTCTGAAAATTCCAAATCGAACACCTTAGGTATCATGGCTACGGAAGATAATACGACCGTAACACTTTCAGGATATGACTCTAATTGCGAATTTAGGGTTGGCACTAATAGGGCGGGAATTACCGATAACAACTATACCATAGTCTTAGATGAAAATGAATCATTCGTCTTTGAAACCTATATTGGGACTTCACCAACCCTTGCCCATGAAAGAGGTTGGATAGGAGCTTCCATAGACTCCGATAAAGATATTGTAATTAGTAACGGTTCTCTTAATTACGGCCGTCAAGCCGGCAGTGGTAATCGAGATGCCGGTATTGACCAACCTGTCCCGGAAAATAGACTGGGAAAAGAATACGTTTTTATCAGAGGAAACGGAAATGCTAACGGTTGGACGGAGTTTCCATTAATCATAGCAACAGAAAATAACACCCAAATTTTTGTGAACGGGTCTCCTACCGCTATTGCCACTATTAACGAAGGTGATTTCTTTGAGATTCCAAGTAGTAATTATTCAGCGAACAGTGTAGGTTCTAATATGTACGTTGAAACATCAAAGGATGTATATGCTTATCAGTGTATGGGTGGTTCAACTGCTGCATATACACAAGGACTAAATTTTGTGGCTCCGGTAAGTTGTCTTTTACCGGACACCATGGATAATATACCAAACATTACTGATGCTGCCGGCATTACCATATCGGGCGGGGTTACTATTATAGCCGCTACAACAACGCCGGATAACAATATCAATGTTACTGATGGAAATGGCGCAGTTACCTTACCGCCCTCCTCAACTGTTACGGGCACATCTGATTGGAAAACATTTTACGTACCCAGTTTAACCGGCAATGTCAGTGTACAATCTACCGGACCGGTTGCGGTAGGTTTTTTTGGTTTCAATGGGGCAAGAGGTGTTGCTGGCTATTATTCCGGATTTGATACCGTTCCTAGTATTGATTTAGAAATTACGGGCGCTAGTTGTTTACCCGGTGCCGTTTTGGAAATCGCCAGCGGAGAAACCTTTGATGCTTATCAATGGTTCGGTGATGGTGTCTTAATACCAGGAGCTACCACCTCCTCATTCGCGGCAAGCGTTGCTGGAGACTATTTCTTGAGGGTTACTCGAGGGCCTTGTACCTATGATTCAAACTCTATTTCCGTTTATTATTGTAACCCCGACATAGAACTTATTAAAACAGCCGATAAAGCCATAATCCAAGAGGGAGAAACCATCACATTCACTATTGAGGCCCAAAACTTTGGAATAGACCCGGCCACCAATCTAGTGATTTCTGATGTGCTGCCCACTGGCTTATCATTAGTTTCGGCCACACCTAGCGTAGGAAGCTGGTCTTCACCAAACTGGTCCGTTGGCACCTTAACGAGCGGTTCTTTAGAATCCATCGATATCGTCGCAGTAGCAGATTTCAACAATCAAACCCTGCCCTCACAATATTTGTTGAATACTGCCATCAATAATCAAGACCAGACGGACAATAATATCACTAGCGATTCCCCGTCCGTTGCTATTACTATTTTAAACGATTTTGATAATGACGGTATAGTAGATATTACAGATTTAGATGACGATAATGATGGGATTCTGGATAGCGTCGAATGTCCCAATGGAGATACCGTACTATGGGTTACCGACGGAACAGCTAGCCTTGAAGAGCAAAATACAATTGACAAATTAATTGTCCTAGGATTTAGCGTTACCGTAGTTGACGATGCCGTAGGTGGCAACGCCGATAACTATGGAGCTACCTTTATCTACGAAGATGCACTAAGCGGAACAGCTCTGGCAAATGTTTCTAACTTAACCACCACTACAAAAGGTATAATTACCAGTGAACCTGCCTTACATGATGATATTTTAGGTGCAGCGGTCGGTGGCAACAGTAGTTCAACCGCAGTGAACATACTTGACAATACCCATCCGATAACCGATGGGCTGTCTCTTGGAAATTATGATATTGGAGATGCTCATTACCATGGTAACGGACTGACCACTGGAACCGTTTTAGCAAGGGATCCTAACAACAATGAAGCATCTATTGTAGTTTGGAAAGAAAACGATGCAATGGAAGTAGGAACCGCACCTGGAAAAAGAGCCATTGTTCCATTTGCCAACGGTAATGGCGGCTTCAATTCGGCAGGAGAAAACCTATTAGTGAAAGCTATTATTTGGACAGCTGCAATCGATACAGATAACGATGGGCTTCCGGATAGTCTAGATTTAGATAGTGATAATGATGGTTGCAGCGATGCTATTGAGGCCTATAATGATGTTAATGCCGACGGGGGTGATGGTGGAGCATACGGCACTGGAACGCCGCCCGTTACCAATGGAGACGGAACCGTTACTGCTGCATCCTATACAACACCTAATGATTCCGATATTAATACAGTATATGATTTTCAAGAAGCTGGTGCCGTCCCAATAATAAATACAGAACCTACCGACCAAAGAGTATATATAGGCAATGATGGCACCTTTACTTTATCCGATTCCGATACAGACCAGTACCAATGGGAAGTAAGTACTGATGGTGGTAGTAATTTTAATACCATTAGTGATGGAGCGGAATACACCGGAACACAAACCAACACCCTTACACTTCTTACTCCAGATTTGAATAAGAACGGATTTATTTACCGTGCTGTACTTCTAAACAACACCTTCATCTGCGGCCAGACCGTATCCAATGAAGTCACATTGACCATAAAACCTAAAACCGTTATTACCAATAGAAGGATAACAGTTCGTGTAAAGAAAAGTTGA